A single genomic interval of Synechococcales cyanobacterium CNB harbors:
- the gyrA gene encoding DNA gyrase subunit A, translated as MADDTTASLPPDETPPGGHDAGNVVELQIEDELRDSYLTYAMSTIMDRALPDVRDGLKPSQRRILVAMNDLNLRPGRKHLKCAKICGDTSGNYHPHGESVIYPTMVGMAQRWRMRVPLVDPQGNFGSIDGDPPAAMRYTEARMTHAAVDMLADIKLDTVDFQPNYDDRLLEPLVLPAKFPNLLINGGMGIAVGMATSLPPHNPTEIFDAITRVIDNPEITLRELMQDETNAEGKVTRLGVKGPDFPTGGVIHGRAGIVEGYDTGRGRLVLRGRTHVEEVGRGDRELLVIDEIPYSLMQNTLVERIVEAIRDERIKDVSDVRNESGREAQTRIVIELKKGADPRVVENQLYQFTPLQQTFSIMNIALVNRQPRTLGLRELIDCYVRHRADVVRRRTTHLLREAKKKAHVLEGLIFAVCDVDEVIRLIRASRTREDAIAALMARRFRIPAGHPYAAKIPSRLLELAERSGSAGVALTRVQADAIGALRLIQLVGLEIERLVADYRALVEEIEGYEAILADDQRVLDIIKADCEEMKARYRTERRTAIEDAEGDINIEALIQVEDMAVTISHHGYAKRVPLNTYRSQGRGGVGVRASDFRDEDFIEHLFVASTHDDLLCFTDTGRVFKLKVYELPEMSRTSKGRAIVNLLDLREGERTCAYLAISNFEAGSNYLTFLSRGGIIKRTPLKAYSNVNRAGIIAVGLKDGDSLLDVLLTSGSDDLILVTAHGMAIRFNEDDARDMGRQAAGVKGIELGEGDAVIGAVRVPMVRDAEGDLMTDPAYLERGLALLTVTENGYGKRTAVDEYRVQPETGKPRSQSRGGKGRVDIRTSARNGPSVAAVGVCEGDDVAVITRGGLLVRMPAASISMIGRGTQGVRVVSLKPGDAVVAVERVEEGDGEETPA; from the coding sequence ATGGCTGACGACACCACCGCTTCTCTCCCGCCCGACGAGACCCCTCCGGGCGGGCACGACGCCGGTAACGTGGTCGAGTTGCAGATCGAGGATGAACTCCGCGACTCGTACCTGACGTATGCCATGAGCACGATCATGGACCGGGCATTGCCCGACGTCCGTGACGGGTTGAAGCCGAGCCAGCGTCGCATCCTGGTCGCGATGAACGACCTGAACCTGCGGCCCGGCCGCAAGCACCTGAAGTGCGCGAAGATCTGCGGCGACACGAGCGGCAACTACCACCCGCACGGCGAGTCGGTGATCTATCCGACGATGGTGGGGATGGCGCAGCGGTGGCGTATGCGCGTGCCGCTGGTCGATCCGCAGGGGAACTTCGGCTCGATCGACGGCGACCCGCCCGCGGCGATGCGGTACACCGAGGCGCGGATGACGCACGCCGCGGTGGACATGCTGGCGGACATCAAACTGGACACGGTGGACTTCCAGCCGAACTACGACGATCGCCTGCTGGAGCCGCTGGTGCTGCCCGCGAAGTTCCCGAACCTGCTGATCAACGGGGGGATGGGAATCGCGGTGGGGATGGCGACGAGCCTGCCGCCGCACAATCCGACGGAGATTTTCGACGCGATCACGCGGGTGATCGACAACCCGGAGATCACGCTGCGCGAGCTGATGCAGGACGAGACGAACGCCGAGGGGAAGGTGACGCGACTTGGGGTGAAGGGGCCGGACTTCCCGACCGGGGGCGTGATCCACGGGCGAGCGGGGATCGTGGAGGGGTACGACACGGGGCGCGGGCGGCTGGTGCTGCGCGGGCGGACCCACGTCGAGGAGGTCGGGCGCGGCGACCGTGAGCTGCTGGTGATCGATGAGATTCCGTACTCGCTGATGCAGAACACGCTGGTGGAGCGCATCGTCGAGGCGATCCGGGACGAGCGGATCAAGGACGTGTCGGACGTGCGCAACGAGTCGGGGCGCGAGGCGCAGACGCGGATCGTGATCGAACTCAAGAAGGGAGCGGACCCGCGCGTCGTCGAGAACCAGTTGTACCAGTTCACGCCGTTGCAGCAGACGTTCAGCATCATGAACATCGCGCTGGTGAACCGCCAGCCCCGCACGCTGGGGCTGCGAGAACTGATCGACTGCTACGTGCGGCACCGTGCGGACGTGGTGCGACGCCGGACGACGCACCTGCTGCGCGAGGCGAAGAAGAAGGCCCACGTGCTGGAGGGGCTGATCTTCGCGGTCTGCGACGTGGACGAGGTGATCCGGCTCATCCGCGCGTCGCGGACGCGCGAGGATGCGATCGCCGCGCTGATGGCCCGGCGCTTCCGCATCCCGGCGGGGCACCCGTACGCCGCAAAGATTCCTTCGCGCCTGCTGGAACTCGCCGAGCGGAGCGGCTCAGCGGGCGTCGCGCTGACTCGTGTGCAGGCGGACGCGATCGGCGCGCTGCGGCTGATCCAGCTGGTCGGGCTGGAGATCGAGCGGCTGGTGGCGGACTATCGCGCGCTGGTCGAGGAGATCGAAGGGTACGAGGCGATCCTCGCGGACGACCAGCGCGTGCTGGACATCATCAAGGCCGACTGCGAGGAGATGAAGGCTCGCTACCGAACAGAGCGGCGGACCGCGATCGAGGACGCGGAGGGCGACATCAACATCGAGGCGCTGATCCAGGTCGAGGACATGGCGGTCACGATCTCGCACCATGGGTATGCGAAGCGCGTGCCGCTGAACACGTACCGCTCGCAGGGTCGTGGCGGGGTGGGCGTGCGTGCGTCTGACTTCCGCGACGAAGACTTCATCGAGCACCTGTTCGTGGCCAGCACGCACGACGACCTACTGTGCTTCACCGACACCGGGCGGGTGTTCAAGCTGAAGGTGTACGAGCTGCCCGAGATGTCCCGCACGAGCAAGGGGCGGGCGATCGTGAACCTGCTGGATCTGCGCGAGGGGGAGCGGACCTGTGCCTATCTTGCCATCAGCAACTTTGAGGCGGGGAGCAACTACCTGACGTTCCTTTCGCGCGGCGGGATCATCAAGCGCACGCCGCTGAAGGCGTACTCGAACGTGAACCGCGCGGGGATCATCGCGGTTGGACTGAAGGATGGGGACTCGCTGCTGGACGTGCTGCTCACGTCGGGTTCGGACGACTTGATCCTCGTGACGGCGCATGGGATGGCGATCCGCTTCAACGAGGACGATGCCCGCGACATGGGCCGGCAGGCCGCGGGGGTGAAGGGGATCGAACTCGGCGAGGGCGACGCGGTGATCGGGGCTGTCCGTGTGCCGATGGTGCGCGACGCCGAGGGCGACCTGATGACCGACCCTGCGTACCTCGAGCGGGGCCTCGCGCTGCTCACGGTGACGGAGAACGGCTACGGCAAGCGCACGGCCGTGGACGAGTACCGCGTGCAGCCGGAGACCGGCAAACCGCGCTCGCAGTCGCGCGGCGGGAAGGGCCGTGTGGACATCCGCACGTCGGCCCGCAACGGCCCGTCGGTCGCGGCCGTCGGTGTCTGCGAGGGGGACGACGTGGCGGTCATCACCCGTGGCGGGCTGCTGGTGCGGATGCCCGCCGCCTCGATCTCGATGATCGGCCGAGGCACGCAGGGGGTGCGGGTCGTCAGCCTCAAGCCGGGGGATGCCGTCGTGGCCGTCGAACGGGTCGAGGAAGGCGACGGGGAGGAGACCCCCGCCTGA
- a CDS encoding ABC transporter ATP-binding protein, whose amino-acid sequence MPDSATAPPVAELIGVRKTYYKPDGSVMVEALRGIDLAIRRGEYVAIMGASGSGKSTLMNVLGCLDQPTEGRYHLAGKDVQSMSDEELSDFRGRTVGFIFQAFNLIPQLTLEDNVEVPLVYQRVPKMERRRRALEAMALVGLADRVGHRPRELSGGQQQRTAIARALVTRPVILMADEPTGNLDSTTGEAILRVFENLHAQGMTILMVTHDDSIADRCERIVRLRDGLIETDTVLRKRAPVPA is encoded by the coding sequence ATGCCCGATTCCGCAACCGCTCCGCCCGTCGCTGAACTGATCGGCGTCCGGAAGACCTACTACAAGCCCGACGGCTCGGTGATGGTCGAGGCCCTGCGCGGCATCGACCTCGCCATCCGGCGGGGTGAGTACGTTGCGATCATGGGGGCTTCAGGGTCGGGCAAGTCCACGCTGATGAACGTGCTGGGTTGCCTCGACCAGCCGACGGAGGGGCGGTACCACCTCGCGGGCAAGGACGTCCAGAGCATGAGCGACGAGGAGCTTTCGGACTTCCGGGGGCGTACGGTCGGGTTCATCTTCCAGGCCTTCAACCTGATCCCGCAGCTGACCTTGGAGGACAACGTGGAGGTGCCGCTGGTGTATCAGCGCGTCCCGAAGATGGAGCGGCGGCGCCGCGCGCTGGAGGCGATGGCGCTGGTGGGGCTGGCGGATCGCGTGGGCCACCGTCCGCGAGAACTCTCGGGAGGGCAGCAGCAGCGGACGGCGATTGCGCGCGCGCTGGTGACCCGACCGGTGATCCTGATGGCGGACGAGCCGACGGGGAACCTGGACTCGACGACGGGCGAGGCGATCCTGCGGGTGTTCGAGAACCTGCACGCGCAGGGGATGACGATCCTCATGGTGACGCACGACGACAGCATCGCCGACCGGTGCGAGCGGATCGTGCGGCTGCGGGACGGTCTGATCGAGACGGACACGGTGCTGCGCAAGCGTGCGCCTGTGCCGGCGTGA
- a CDS encoding STAS domain-containing protein, with translation MPIDWSDTIVVAELADEPALSDEFNALFERLGDAPPNKVPHVVLNFANVTYVNSSNLAQLLRLRKMLADAGRSLRVCSVTDEVWSVLMVTGLDKVFKFAPDPLTALAGLQLEDAEG, from the coding sequence ATGCCCATCGACTGGTCCGACACGATCGTCGTCGCGGAACTGGCCGACGAGCCTGCGCTCTCGGACGAGTTCAACGCGCTCTTCGAGCGGCTGGGCGACGCCCCGCCGAACAAGGTGCCGCACGTCGTGCTGAACTTCGCGAACGTGACCTACGTGAACAGCTCGAACCTGGCGCAGCTGCTGCGGCTGCGGAAGATGCTGGCGGACGCGGGTCGTTCGCTGCGGGTCTGCTCGGTGACGGACGAGGTGTGGTCGGTGCTGATGGTGACCGGCCTGGACAAGGTGTTCAAGTTTGCGCCGGATCCGCTGACCGCGCTGGCAGGGTTGCAGTTGGAGGATGCGGAGGGGTGA